A genomic stretch from Zeimonas sediminis includes:
- the greA gene encoding transcription elongation factor GreA, with the protein MATIPLTRRGAELLKEELQRLKSVERPAVINAIAEARAQGDLSENAEYDAARERQAFVEGRIAEIEAKLGNAQVIDPAELDADGRVVFGATVDLEDMESGDTVTYQIVGDDEADIKAGRISVSSPIARALIGKSADDVAEVKAPGGVREYQILDVRYE; encoded by the coding sequence ATGGCGACGATTCCGCTCACGCGCCGCGGCGCGGAGTTGCTCAAGGAAGAGCTCCAGAGGCTCAAGTCGGTGGAGCGGCCGGCGGTGATCAACGCGATCGCCGAGGCCCGCGCGCAAGGGGACCTGTCGGAGAACGCCGAATACGACGCCGCGCGCGAGCGGCAGGCCTTCGTGGAGGGCCGGATCGCCGAGATCGAGGCCAAGCTGGGCAACGCCCAGGTCATCGACCCGGCCGAGCTCGACGCCGACGGTCGCGTCGTGTTCGGCGCGACCGTGGACCTCGAGGACATGGAGTCCGGCGATACCGTGACCTACCAGATCGTCGGCGACGACGAGGCCGACATCAAGGCCGGCCGGATCTCGGTTTCCAGCCCGATCGCGCGCGCGCTGATCGGAAAGAGCGCCGACGACGTGGCCGAGGTCAAGGCGCCCGGCGGCGTGCGCGAGTACCAGATCCTGGACGTGCGCTACGAGTGA
- the carA gene encoding glutamine-hydrolyzing carbamoyl-phosphate synthase small subunit encodes MPESAPALLALADGTVFRGRSIGAPVQAVGEVVFNTAMTGYQEILTDPSYCRQLVTLTYPHIGNYGVNDEDVEAARVHAAALIVKDVPPRLSNWRSTGTLTDYLVAQGVPGIAGIDTRKLTRLLRDKGAQNGCLVAAARPGDTIDEQAAIAAARAFPGLAGMDLAKVVSTTEPYNWTEGSWRLGTGFVSSPTRRFKVVVFDFGVKRNILRLLADRGCELIVLPAQASAADALAHQPDGIFLSNGPGDPEPCDYAIAASRELIERGLPTFGICLGHQIMGLASGARTMKMKFGHHGANHPVRDLDSGKVHITSQNHGFAVDASSMPANLRVTHVSLFDGSIQGLERTDRPAFCFQGHPEASPGPQDIHYLFDRFIELMEQGKQGEGAQDRAKQSSGTRA; translated from the coding sequence ATCCCCGAGTCCGCTCCCGCCCTGCTGGCCCTGGCCGACGGCACCGTGTTCCGTGGCCGTTCGATCGGCGCGCCGGTGCAGGCGGTCGGTGAAGTCGTGTTCAACACGGCGATGACCGGCTACCAGGAGATCCTCACCGACCCGAGCTACTGCCGGCAGCTGGTCACGCTGACCTATCCGCACATCGGCAACTACGGGGTCAACGACGAGGACGTCGAGGCGGCGAGGGTTCACGCGGCGGCCCTGATCGTGAAGGACGTGCCGCCGCGGCTGTCGAACTGGCGCAGCACCGGCACGCTGACCGACTACCTGGTCGCCCAGGGCGTTCCCGGGATCGCCGGCATCGACACCCGTAAGCTCACCCGGCTGCTGCGCGACAAGGGCGCGCAGAACGGCTGCCTGGTGGCGGCCGCCCGGCCCGGCGACACGATCGACGAGCAGGCGGCGATCGCGGCGGCCCGCGCCTTCCCGGGCCTGGCGGGCATGGACCTGGCCAAGGTGGTGTCCACCACCGAGCCCTACAACTGGACCGAGGGCTCCTGGCGGCTGGGCACCGGCTTCGTGTCGTCCCCCACGCGCCGCTTCAAGGTCGTCGTGTTCGACTTCGGCGTCAAGCGCAACATCCTGCGGCTGCTGGCCGACCGCGGCTGCGAGCTGATCGTGCTGCCGGCGCAGGCCAGCGCGGCCGACGCGCTGGCCCACCAGCCCGACGGCATCTTCCTGTCGAACGGCCCCGGCGATCCCGAACCCTGCGACTACGCGATCGCCGCCAGCCGCGAGCTGATCGAGCGCGGGCTGCCCACCTTCGGCATCTGCCTCGGCCACCAGATCATGGGCCTGGCCTCGGGCGCGCGCACGATGAAGATGAAGTTCGGCCATCACGGCGCCAACCATCCGGTGCGCGACCTGGACAGCGGCAAGGTGCACATCACCAGCCAGAACCACGGCTTCGCGGTCGATGCGTCGAGCATGCCGGCCAATCTGCGGGTCACCCACGTGTCGCTGTTCGACGGCTCGATCCAGGGCCTCGAGCGCACCGACCGGCCGGCCTTCTGCTTCCAGGGCCACCCCGAGGCCAGCCCCGGGCCGCAGGACATCCACTACCTGTTCGACCGCTTCATCGAGCTGATGGAGCAGGGCAAGCAGGGCGAGGGCGCGCAGGACCGGGCGAAGCAGTCGTCCGGCACACGGGCCTGA
- a CDS encoding RlmE family RNA methyltransferase gives MKKRKVDRAWLAQHINDPYVKLAQKHQYRSRAAFKLIEILDQDKLLRRGMTVVDLGSAPGAWSQVLRERLARPAADGGGIDGRIVALDLLPMEPIESVEFIQGDFRDDAVLARLEAALGGRKADLVVSDMAPNLSGVAMADAARMADLIELAVEFAGEHLRPEGALLVKCFHGSGYSQLVELFRKTFVKVASRKPKASRDKSAETYLLGRGLKQAGPIEPVADD, from the coding sequence ATGAAGAAACGCAAGGTCGATCGCGCCTGGCTCGCGCAGCATATCAACGATCCGTACGTGAAGCTCGCGCAGAAGCACCAGTATCGCTCGCGCGCGGCCTTCAAGCTGATCGAGATCCTCGACCAGGACAAGCTGTTGCGGCGCGGCATGACGGTCGTCGACCTGGGGTCGGCACCCGGCGCCTGGAGCCAGGTGCTGCGCGAGCGGCTCGCGAGGCCGGCCGCCGACGGCGGCGGGATCGACGGGCGGATCGTCGCGCTCGACCTGCTGCCCATGGAGCCGATCGAGTCGGTCGAATTCATCCAGGGGGACTTCCGCGACGACGCGGTGCTGGCGCGGCTCGAGGCGGCGCTCGGCGGGCGCAAGGCCGATCTTGTGGTTTCAGACATGGCCCCCAACTTGAGCGGTGTCGCGATGGCGGATGCCGCGCGAATGGCCGACCTGATCGAGCTGGCAGTCGAATTCGCCGGCGAGCATCTCAGGCCCGAAGGCGCGCTGCTGGTCAAGTGCTTCCACGGCAGCGGCTACAGCCAGCTCGTCGAGCTGTTCAGGAAGACCTTCGTGAAGGTGGCGAGCCGCAAGCCGAAGGCCTCGCGCGACAAGTCGGCCGAGACCTACCTGCTGGGCAGGGGGCTCAAGCAGGCCGGGCCGATCGAGCCGGTGGCGGACGACTGA
- a CDS encoding ABC transporter substrate-binding protein: protein MKRRDLLKSSGALLGAAALPMLKTSAAWAAPADTAVILIGNTINSLDIHRPGTNRPSYQVAVNCYDRLVTFGTKTLADGTLVYDYDTIEPELAESWTIAPDRKSITFKLKPTAKFWDGTPVTAEDVKWSFDRALALGGFPKVQMGAGGFVEPAQFVVVDAQTFRIDLKKPSKLSLPNLGVPVAVIINSKAAKAKATASDPWAAEFLHKTPLGSGAYKVERWDSGQQLVYVRNDDWVGGPKPALRRVIIREVPSLATRRALIERGDVHLSFQIPNKDAQELTANKKVKVVGAPIDNCIYVACLNQNFEPFRDAKVRQAIAHAIPYEQIHKQAAYGRGVPMWGGKSAKPTEAVWPQPFPYTTDLDKAKALLAQSGFAKGFEVPLSYDLGEADWGEPAALLIQESLGKIGIKVTLDKIPGANWRTVALVEKKLPFLLENFGGWLNTPCYYFYWAYIKGNLFNASNYDDAQVKALVEETLHMEKSDPAYAPKILQLIEKAFVDLPRIPLWQPTLESAMSPALGGYETWFHRQVDARSMKLS, encoded by the coding sequence ATGAAACGTCGCGACCTGCTGAAGTCTTCGGGCGCCCTGCTGGGCGCTGCCGCGTTGCCGATGCTGAAGACCTCGGCCGCCTGGGCCGCTCCGGCCGACACGGCCGTGATCCTGATCGGCAACACGATCAACAGCCTGGACATCCATCGGCCCGGCACCAACCGTCCCAGTTACCAGGTCGCGGTCAACTGCTACGACCGGCTGGTCACCTTCGGCACGAAGACGCTCGCCGACGGCACGCTGGTCTACGACTACGACACGATCGAGCCCGAGCTGGCAGAGAGCTGGACGATCGCGCCGGACCGCAAGTCGATCACCTTCAAGCTCAAGCCGACCGCCAAGTTCTGGGACGGCACGCCGGTGACCGCCGAGGACGTCAAGTGGTCCTTCGACCGGGCGCTCGCGCTGGGCGGCTTTCCGAAGGTGCAGATGGGCGCGGGCGGCTTCGTCGAACCGGCGCAGTTCGTGGTCGTCGATGCGCAGACCTTCCGGATCGACCTGAAGAAGCCGTCCAAGCTGTCGCTGCCGAACCTCGGCGTGCCGGTGGCGGTGATCATCAACTCGAAAGCGGCGAAGGCGAAGGCCACGGCCAGCGACCCCTGGGCCGCGGAGTTCCTGCACAAGACCCCGCTGGGCAGCGGCGCCTACAAGGTCGAGCGCTGGGACTCCGGCCAGCAGCTGGTCTACGTGCGCAACGACGACTGGGTCGGCGGACCCAAGCCGGCCCTTCGCCGCGTGATCATCCGCGAGGTGCCCTCGCTCGCCACGCGGCGCGCGCTGATCGAGCGCGGCGACGTCCACCTGTCCTTCCAGATCCCGAACAAGGACGCGCAGGAACTGACTGCCAACAAGAAGGTCAAGGTGGTCGGCGCGCCGATCGACAACTGCATCTACGTCGCCTGCCTGAACCAGAACTTCGAGCCCTTCCGCGACGCGAAGGTGCGACAGGCGATCGCCCACGCGATCCCGTACGAGCAGATCCACAAGCAGGCCGCCTACGGGCGCGGCGTGCCGATGTGGGGCGGCAAGTCGGCGAAGCCGACCGAGGCGGTCTGGCCGCAGCCCTTCCCGTACACGACCGACCTCGACAAGGCGAAGGCCCTGCTCGCGCAGTCGGGCTTCGCCAAGGGATTCGAGGTCCCTCTGTCCTACGACCTGGGCGAGGCCGACTGGGGCGAGCCGGCGGCGCTGCTGATCCAGGAGAGCCTCGGCAAGATCGGCATCAAGGTCACGCTCGACAAGATCCCCGGCGCGAACTGGCGCACCGTGGCGCTGGTCGAGAAGAAGCTGCCCTTCCTTCTTGAGAACTTCGGCGGCTGGCTGAACACGCCCTGCTACTACTTCTACTGGGCCTACATCAAGGGCAACCTGTTCAACGCGTCGAACTACGACGACGCGCAGGTCAAGGCGCTGGTCGAAGAGACGCTGCACATGGAGAAGTCGGACCCCGCCTACGCGCCGAAGATCCTGCAGCTGATCGAGAAGGCCTTCGTAGACCTGCCGCGCATCCCGCTGTGGCAGCCCACGCTCGAGTCCGCGATGAGCCCGGCGCTGGGAGGCTACGAGACCTGGTTCCATCGCCAGGTGGATGCCCGCTCGATGAAGCTCTCCTGA
- the carB gene encoding carbamoyl-phosphate synthase large subunit — translation MPKRTDIHSILIIGAGPIVIGQACEFDYSGAQACKALRQEGFRVILVNSNPATIMTDPETADVTYIEPITWQVVERIIEKEKPDAILPTMGGQTALNCALDLHKNGVLKKYGVELIGASPEAIDKAEDRQKFKEAMTKIGLGSARSAIAHSLDEAWAAQKNIGFPVIIRPSFTLGGTGGGIAYNGEEFETICKRGLEASPTNELLIEESLIGWKEYEMEVVRDRADNCIIVCSIENLDPMGVHTGDSITVAPAQTLTDREYQLMRNASIAILREIGVETGGSNVQFAVNPRDGRMIVIEMNPRVSRSSALASKATGFPIAKIAAKLAVGYTLDELRNEITGGATPASFEPTIDYVVTKIPRFAFEKFPLADSRLTTQMKSVGEVMAIGRTFQESFQKALRGLETGIDGLDERSTDRDEIATELGEPGPERILFLADAFRVGMSVEEIHDESGVDPWFLAQIGELVDIERRLKGLSLAALSAEELRWLKAKGFSDRRLALLLDTNADTLRARRHELGVRPVFKRVDTCAAEFATDTAYLYSTYEDEDESQPTDRKKIMVLGGGPNRIGQGIEFDYCCVHAAFALRDDGYETIMVNCNPETVSTDYDTSDRLYFEPLTLEDVLEIVAIEKPVGVIVQYGGQTPLKLALALEANGVPIIGTSPESIDVAEDRERFQKLLNDLGLKQPPNRTARTEAQAIELAAEIGYPLVVRPSYVLGGRAMEIVHEQKDLERYMREAVKVSNESPVLLDRFLNDAIEVDVDCLSDGERVFIGGVMEHIEQAGVHSGDSACSLPPYSLSPAVVAELKRQTGLMAQALKVCGLMNVQFAIQQDPDGGDGTVYVLEVNPRASRTVPFVSKATGLQLAKIAARCMAGRSLADQGVAEEVVPKYFSVKEAVFPFVKFPGVDTILGPEMKSTGEVMGVGYSFGEAFVKSQLGAGVRLPESGTVFVSVKNADKPKAVSIARTLHEMGFSLVATKGTAAAIAEAGLPVTAVNKVQEGRPHVVDILKNGEISLVINTVDEKRGAIHDSRSIRTTALAQRVTYYTTIAGARAAVEGMRHLERLDVYSLQELHAAL, via the coding sequence ATGCCCAAGCGCACCGACATCCACAGCATCCTGATCATCGGCGCCGGCCCGATCGTCATCGGCCAGGCCTGCGAGTTCGACTACTCCGGCGCACAGGCCTGCAAGGCGCTGCGCCAGGAAGGCTTCCGGGTCATCCTGGTCAACAGCAATCCGGCCACGATCATGACCGACCCGGAGACGGCCGACGTCACCTACATCGAGCCGATCACCTGGCAGGTCGTCGAGCGGATCATCGAGAAGGAGAAGCCCGACGCGATCCTGCCCACCATGGGCGGGCAGACCGCACTGAACTGCGCGCTCGACCTGCACAAGAACGGCGTGCTGAAGAAGTACGGCGTGGAGCTGATCGGCGCCTCGCCCGAGGCGATCGACAAGGCCGAGGACCGCCAGAAGTTCAAGGAGGCGATGACCAAGATCGGTCTCGGCTCGGCCCGCTCGGCGATCGCGCATTCGCTCGACGAGGCCTGGGCCGCGCAGAAGAACATCGGCTTCCCGGTCATCATCCGCCCGAGCTTCACGCTGGGCGGAACCGGCGGCGGCATCGCCTACAACGGGGAAGAGTTCGAGACCATCTGCAAGCGCGGCCTCGAGGCCTCGCCCACCAACGAGCTGCTGATCGAGGAGTCGCTGATCGGCTGGAAAGAGTACGAGATGGAGGTCGTGCGCGACCGCGCCGACAACTGCATCATCGTCTGCTCGATCGAGAACCTCGACCCGATGGGCGTGCACACCGGCGACTCGATCACGGTGGCGCCGGCACAGACGCTGACCGACCGCGAGTACCAGCTGATGCGCAACGCGTCGATCGCGATCCTGCGCGAGATCGGCGTGGAGACCGGCGGCTCGAACGTTCAGTTCGCGGTCAACCCGCGCGACGGCCGGATGATCGTCATCGAGATGAACCCGCGGGTCTCGCGCTCGTCGGCGCTGGCCTCGAAGGCCACCGGCTTCCCGATCGCCAAGATCGCCGCCAAGCTGGCCGTCGGCTACACGCTCGACGAGCTGAGGAACGAGATCACCGGCGGCGCCACGCCGGCCTCGTTCGAGCCGACGATCGACTACGTGGTCACAAAGATCCCGCGCTTCGCGTTCGAGAAGTTCCCGCTCGCCGACTCGCGCCTCACCACCCAGATGAAGTCGGTCGGCGAGGTGATGGCGATCGGCCGCACCTTCCAGGAGAGCTTCCAGAAGGCGCTGCGCGGCCTGGAGACCGGCATCGACGGCCTCGACGAGCGCAGCACCGATCGCGACGAGATCGCGACCGAGCTCGGCGAGCCGGGTCCGGAGCGCATCCTGTTCCTGGCAGACGCCTTCCGCGTGGGCATGAGCGTCGAGGAGATCCACGACGAGTCCGGCGTCGACCCCTGGTTCCTCGCGCAGATCGGGGAGCTGGTCGACATCGAGCGAAGGCTGAAGGGCCTGTCGCTGGCGGCGCTGTCGGCCGAAGAACTGCGCTGGCTGAAGGCGAAGGGCTTCTCCGACAGGCGCCTGGCCCTGCTGCTGGACACCAACGCCGACACGCTGCGCGCGCGCCGCCACGAGCTGGGCGTGCGGCCGGTCTTCAAGCGGGTCGACACCTGCGCGGCCGAGTTCGCGACCGACACCGCCTACCTGTACTCGACCTACGAGGACGAGGACGAGTCGCAGCCGACCGACCGGAAGAAGATCATGGTGCTGGGCGGCGGTCCGAACCGGATCGGGCAGGGGATCGAGTTCGACTACTGCTGCGTGCACGCGGCCTTCGCGCTGCGCGACGACGGCTACGAGACGATCATGGTCAACTGCAACCCGGAGACCGTCTCGACCGACTACGACACTTCCGATCGCCTGTACTTCGAGCCCCTCACGCTGGAGGACGTGCTCGAGATCGTCGCGATCGAGAAGCCGGTCGGCGTGATCGTGCAATACGGCGGCCAGACGCCGCTGAAGCTCGCACTGGCGCTCGAGGCCAACGGCGTGCCGATCATCGGCACCTCGCCGGAGTCGATCGACGTGGCCGAGGACCGCGAGCGCTTCCAGAAGCTGCTCAACGACCTGGGCCTGAAGCAGCCGCCCAACCGCACCGCGCGCACCGAGGCGCAGGCGATCGAGCTGGCCGCCGAGATCGGCTACCCGCTGGTCGTGCGCCCGAGCTACGTGCTCGGCGGCCGCGCGATGGAGATCGTTCACGAGCAGAAGGACCTCGAGCGCTACATGCGGGAGGCGGTCAAGGTCTCCAACGAGAGCCCGGTGCTGCTCGACCGCTTCCTGAACGACGCGATCGAGGTCGACGTCGACTGCCTGTCCGACGGCGAGCGCGTGTTCATCGGCGGCGTCATGGAGCACATCGAGCAGGCCGGCGTTCACTCGGGAGACTCCGCCTGCTCGCTGCCGCCGTACTCGCTGTCTCCGGCAGTGGTGGCCGAGCTCAAGCGGCAGACCGGCCTGATGGCGCAGGCTCTGAAGGTCTGCGGCCTGATGAACGTGCAGTTCGCGATCCAGCAGGACCCCGATGGCGGCGACGGCACCGTCTACGTGCTCGAGGTCAATCCGCGCGCCTCGCGCACCGTGCCCTTCGTGTCGAAGGCCACCGGCCTGCAGCTGGCCAAGATCGCGGCGCGCTGCATGGCCGGCCGCAGCCTGGCCGACCAGGGCGTCGCCGAAGAGGTCGTGCCGAAGTACTTCTCGGTCAAGGAAGCGGTCTTCCCGTTCGTGAAGTTCCCCGGCGTCGACACGATCCTCGGTCCCGAGATGAAGTCGACCGGCGAAGTGATGGGCGTCGGCTACTCGTTCGGCGAGGCCTTCGTGAAGTCGCAGCTGGGCGCCGGCGTGCGGCTGCCCGAATCCGGCACCGTCTTCGTGTCGGTCAAGAACGCCGACAAGCCGAAGGCGGTGTCGATCGCGCGAACGCTGCACGAGATGGGCTTCTCGCTGGTCGCCACCAAGGGCACCGCGGCGGCGATCGCCGAGGCCGGCCTGCCGGTCACCGCGGTCAACAAGGTGCAGGAAGGCCGTCCGCACGTGGTCGACATCCTGAAGAACGGAGAGATCTCGCTGGTCATCAACACGGTCGACGAGAAGCGCGGCGCGATCCACGACTCCCGCTCGATCCGCACCACCGCGCTGGCGCAGCGGGTGACCTACTACACCACGATCGCCGGCGCGCGGGCGGCGGTGGAGGGCATGCGGCACCTCGAGCGCCTCGACGTGTACTCGCTGCAGGAGCTGCACGCGGCGCTCTGA
- a CDS encoding ABC transporter permease: protein MPERFSWWRHLRYVMASNPVTMLAFGLFALIAIVAVFGPWLAPYDPLASSPEKALQPPSAAHWFGTDQLGRDVLSRVIVATRLDLAISLSAVAMSFVFGSALGAVAGFRGGWPDRVLGRMLDTIMAFPLFVLAMGIVAAAGNSVQNVVIATAIINLPFYARVARAEVMVRRDLAWVQAARLAGNPPARILFGRILPNALPPMMVQISLNMGWAILNAAGLSFIGLGVQAPTAEWGIMVAEGASYIVSGEWWLAMFPGLALMLAVFTFNLLGDGLRDLVDPQRRT, encoded by the coding sequence ATGCCTGAACGGTTCTCCTGGTGGCGCCACCTGCGCTACGTGATGGCCTCGAACCCGGTCACGATGCTGGCCTTCGGCCTGTTCGCGCTGATCGCGATCGTCGCCGTGTTCGGGCCCTGGCTCGCCCCGTACGACCCTCTGGCCTCGTCGCCGGAGAAGGCGCTGCAGCCGCCGAGCGCCGCGCACTGGTTCGGCACCGACCAGCTGGGCCGCGACGTGCTGTCGCGGGTCATCGTGGCCACCCGGCTCGACCTCGCGATCTCGCTCAGCGCGGTGGCGATGTCCTTCGTGTTCGGCTCCGCGCTGGGCGCGGTGGCCGGATTCCGGGGCGGCTGGCCCGACCGCGTGCTCGGCCGGATGCTCGACACGATCATGGCCTTTCCGCTGTTCGTGCTGGCGATGGGCATCGTGGCGGCCGCGGGCAACTCGGTGCAGAACGTCGTGATCGCCACCGCGATCATCAACCTGCCGTTCTACGCGCGGGTCGCCAGGGCCGAGGTCATGGTGCGCCGCGACCTGGCCTGGGTGCAGGCCGCGCGCCTGGCCGGCAACCCGCCGGCGCGCATCCTGTTCGGCCGGATCCTGCCGAACGCGCTGCCGCCGATGATGGTGCAGATCTCGCTGAACATGGGCTGGGCGATCCTGAATGCGGCCGGGCTCTCCTTCATCGGCCTGGGCGTGCAGGCGCCGACCGCCGAGTGGGGAATCATGGTGGCGGAGGGCGCGAGCTACATCGTATCGGGAGAGTGGTGGCTCGCGATGTTCCCGGGCCTCGCGCTGATGCTCGCGGTCTTCACCTTCAATCTCCTCGGCGACGGTCTGCGCGACCTGGTCGACCCCCAGCGCAGGACCTGA
- a CDS encoding YhbY family RNA-binding protein, producing the protein MTSDPNSAAARRPAPELSPAERKALRAQAHHLDPVVAVGDAGLTPGVLAETGRALAAHGLIKIRVHGDDRERRLAILDEICASLGCAPVQTIGKLLVVWREKPETGTGGDAGTARRRAGRQTKKAAGSGQKASAAKRKPAAKAPSRARPATAGASPARKAPGTGPARQAAGASPARKAPAATSGGTGARKPAAKAATGGARKPAAAGLTRSARPGSGTRARRRAP; encoded by the coding sequence ATGACATCCGACCCGAATTCCGCGGCCGCCCGTCGCCCCGCGCCCGAACTGAGCCCCGCCGAGCGCAAGGCGCTGCGGGCCCAGGCCCACCACCTCGACCCGGTCGTGGCGGTCGGCGACGCGGGCCTGACGCCCGGCGTGCTGGCCGAGACCGGCCGTGCGCTGGCGGCCCACGGCCTGATCAAGATCCGCGTGCACGGCGACGACCGCGAGCGCCGGCTGGCCATTCTGGACGAAATCTGCGCCAGCCTGGGCTGCGCGCCGGTGCAGACGATCGGCAAGCTGCTGGTCGTGTGGCGCGAGAAACCCGAGACCGGCACCGGCGGCGATGCGGGCACCGCGCGCCGTCGCGCAGGCCGGCAGACCAAGAAGGCCGCCGGCTCGGGCCAGAAGGCCTCGGCCGCGAAGCGCAAGCCCGCCGCGAAGGCGCCTTCGCGGGCCAGGCCCGCCACGGCCGGCGCCTCGCCGGCGCGCAAGGCTCCCGGAACCGGGCCGGCACGCCAGGCCGCTGGCGCTTCGCCCGCGCGCAAGGCCCCGGCCGCCACGTCCGGCGGCACCGGCGCCCGAAAGCCGGCCGCCAAGGCCGCCACCGGCGGCGCGCGCAAGCCGGCAGCCGCCGGCCTCACTCGTAGCGCACGTCCAGGATCTGGTACTCGCGCACGCCGCCGGGCGCCTTGA
- a CDS encoding ABC transporter permease, with protein MSTFVVILGRLLQAVPTLFGIVAVVFLMTRALPGDPAVFFAGPAATPESIAEIRAQLGLDQSLATQFVQYLGALASGDLGQSLSTGQPVADELMRRLPASLELTLVALLISVSIAVPLGVLAAVRQDSWIDQLCRFVVTAGVSLPTFFTGLLLLYVFYFLLGIAPAPLGRLDILFVPPPHVTGFYLVDGALAGQWDVVGSAAAQIALPSVTLALFTLAPLARMTRAAMLQALGSEYIRTARAAGLSRARVLFVYAFRNALLPVVTTLGMVFSFSLGANVLVEKVFSWPGIGSFAIEALVVSDYAAVQGFVLSMAVLFVLLNLCVDLLYTLIDPRVRLDA; from the coding sequence GTGTCGACCTTCGTCGTGATCCTGGGCCGCCTGCTGCAGGCGGTCCCCACGCTGTTCGGCATCGTGGCGGTCGTGTTCCTGATGACCCGGGCCCTGCCCGGGGATCCGGCGGTCTTCTTCGCCGGTCCGGCCGCCACGCCCGAATCGATCGCCGAGATCCGGGCGCAGCTCGGGCTGGACCAGAGCCTCGCCACCCAGTTCGTCCAGTACCTGGGCGCGCTGGCGAGCGGCGACCTGGGCCAGTCGCTGTCGACCGGACAGCCGGTGGCCGACGAGCTGATGCGGCGGCTTCCGGCCTCGCTCGAGCTGACGCTGGTCGCGCTGCTGATCTCGGTGTCGATCGCGGTGCCGCTCGGCGTGCTGGCGGCGGTCCGGCAGGACAGCTGGATCGACCAGCTCTGCCGCTTCGTCGTGACCGCCGGGGTCAGCCTGCCGACCTTCTTCACCGGCCTTCTGCTGCTCTACGTCTTCTACTTCCTGCTCGGCATCGCGCCCGCGCCGCTGGGCCGGCTGGACATCCTCTTCGTGCCCCCGCCGCACGTGACCGGCTTCTACCTGGTCGACGGCGCGCTCGCCGGGCAATGGGACGTGGTCGGATCGGCCGCCGCCCAGATCGCGCTGCCCAGCGTCACGCTCGCGCTGTTCACGCTCGCCCCGCTCGCGCGGATGACGCGGGCCGCGATGCTGCAGGCGCTCGGCTCCGAATACATCCGCACCGCCCGGGCGGCGGGACTGTCGCGGGCGCGCGTGCTGTTCGTGTACGCCTTCCGCAACGCGCTGCTGCCGGTCGTGACCACGCTCGGGATGGTGTTCTCTTTCTCGCTCGGCGCGAACGTGCTGGTCGAGAAGGTGTTCAGCTGGCCGGGGATCGGCTCGTTCGCGATCGAGGCGCTGGTCGTCTCCGACTACGCCGCGGTGCAGGGCTTCGTGCTGTCGATGGCGGTGCTGTTCGTGCTGCTCAACCTGTGCGTGGACCTGCTCTACACGCTGATCGACCCGAGGGTGCGACTCGATGCCTGA